One Dysidea avara chromosome 8, odDysAvar1.4, whole genome shotgun sequence genomic window, ATAGCTTGTATGGATTTGTTCTATTTTGCATGCCAGAACATCATAGGTGTGTCTTCCTGTCATCCTTGTACATGCTATGGCTGCTTTATGCCGTTTTAACATCTGTGGATCTATCCAGTGGACAGTCATCCCTAAATAGCTCCTGTGATGAGCTGTCCACACATCAACAGTAGTGCAAACAACATCAAGTTTTTCCAATATCTGCTTAATCTTACTGAGCATCAAGTCGTAAACTTTGTCAAGATGTAGGGTGAAAGATTTTCTGTCTGGAATTTGGGTGGAGCAAATGTTATTGATTAATTTACGAAAACTTGGTGACTCTACAGTTGACAAAGgctgcatatcctctattatatACTCAGAGAGCAAACTTCGCATTTTCTGTGCAGGGATGGAGTTTCTGGCTAATACATCTGGCAATGTGCACTGCCTCTTTGGTTCACTATCATCAGTATCACTTCTTTGCCGCCTCTTTTCAGTTTCAGGTTTGTCTACTTCTTTTGCAACCAATTTAACATTCTTATGTATAGCAGTCAAGTGTTTCTTGAAATTAGAAGTTGTGTTTCTAGCAGAAGAAAGTGTCTTGCCACCACCACATAAGATACAACGCACCCTTAAATTCTTTGAATCTTCGCTAACAACGTGAAAATAGTGCTTGTACATCCATCCATGAAATGTAGCAACTCTTGGTCCAGCCTTCGCTACTTCAGTGGAACTAGCACTATCAAAATCTCGTACTAACTGTGTAGAATTATCTTCCACCATCATCCCAGGGTTGCTAGAGTCACTATTAGAGTCACTATTATTCTCCATCGCTGAGTCACGCCTGATTGAAGCTGAATCACGCCTGATTGAGCTGAGTCATGAACGAGCTGAGTCAGCAACTGTATGCCACGAGTTGGATCACGAGACAATAAGATGTGCATTAATAAGAATCGGGTTTAAAAGCTGATCGCTCAACAAAATTTGTGTAAGTTACTGAATGGCTATACTGTATTGTAACGCGCTACAGTAATGCATTATTAGTGTAACGCAAATACTGATTAACGCATCGATACCATAACGGAGTAACTCACTAACGAAGTAAcctagttactattgtaacgtAGTTTCTTTCCAGACATTAGTAATCagttactagttactagttacaaaggatgtaacgcgttatattacttcgctacttcaaaagtaatatattacgtaacgcgttacaattGTAACGCGTTAGCCCCAACTCtgcccctactatacagtactattgtactgtatgataaagcaGTTGTGTAGTCAAATAAACCATAATCGATATTATAAAAATGTTTGACAGaattgttatgaaatttaaTCTCAAAAGACTAATTTCTTGTGGTATGCCCCTCAGACCCTCTAGAAAGGGCATGCTCCACAGGGTTTTACAGATTGGACAAGTTAACCAGTCGGTATCCCTCTTAGTCTCTCACTTTAAGTTTTGTTGCTACACCCTTGATTAAAACTTTCAACAAAGCTTTATTACTGAAAAATAGTTTACTAGTAACCTTTAGTTAAATGCCGCTAAATATTGTCCTAGCTGTTATGGCTTTTGCAACTGCTCGATAAAGCATTATATAGACTCAGAATAGTAAGATTCAACAGTGAAAACCATTTGTTTGTTTGAGTGATTTTATTCATATAGTTAGCTAACAATACAACTCCTTAGAATGAACCCCGCCCCTGATAACTTTCTAGCTAACTTAGAGTTGGGAACCAGTCAGTAAATTTTCTAGAACTGCTCCTGCAAGAACAAACAGTGGCAGgcattaataaaatttgagTTGCCAGATTGTGGACATTTACTTTCACCCAAATCCCGCCTCAATACATGCTTACAAGTTGAGCTCTAAAATGTGTGCCCACAATGGTATTTTTAGAAAGAAAAATTGTGCCAGTACCTGGATTGGAACTCTAGTTGAGCATTCTACCATTTGAGCTAGTCAGACCCTTTTCCATGCAGGATGTTATTGCTTTCAGTATAACCATGTGTTTATACTGCAGATTGCTCTGGATGGGATTGCTTCAGTGTGATCCAGATCAATTTTTGAGCCCCGTTTATGCTATGAAGGTCTATCCCGCTCCAATCTGTAAAACACTTAAACCCACaagtataatttacaatgaTGTAAATGGAGCTGAAAGGTTTTGTGCTTTCTATTTCGCCAGGATAGTAGGCATGATAAAGTCTTATTATGATTAAaatacctggtaaaggcagagcctgtataccagaaggccttataaaggcctaagatgtttatattaattgcactaagtatgtttgaaaagtaggagaaagaagaaaaaatccatgactggacctgggcagcctcgccTTAAGTGTTGGCCTCGGTGTTGGCGACTACTCTCAACTCTGTGTAGTTAGTTAACTATTGATTCGTGCACATACATGTTTGCTTTGAGCCCTTTTGTTGTTCTTGAGGATGTCTTTCCATATTGTCGCCTAAATACTTGGCTgttgcttcatttcatcattacagtcgCCATTTTAGCTATAACTGTCCGTATctttattctgtttattagagtTAAATCGAACTGCAAGGTCACAACTGTTTACAAGCATATGTGAGTCACATTGAATCAAACTGGACCACCTCAGGTAGGTAACCCCATTTGAATTTGCATTGATCGATTTGGAATATGTTTACACTGAAGCATTAATCGCTCCGGATTGAATTATACCACAATAGCTCAAATTCTGCATCTAGTGTAAACGGGCTGTAAGCACCAGCatggaagggtctgggggatcTGGACCAAAACTCGTAACAGAAAGGAATGTATAAGTTGACTAGTAATCGTGTATTTCGATCATCGATGTGGCTTACCCCCACAGTTTGAAAATGTCATGACAAAATTACTGTGCTTACATGCTGCAATCTGAATCTGATTGGTCTACCTAAACTCCAACTGAGTTCACGGCACGTGGTCCAGATTCCCCAGACCCTTCCACATGTGCACTTATACTGAAAGCGATAATGCCATGCATGGAAAAGGGACTTGCCTGCGAGACTATATTTGAGCTAGCTATTTGTGCTAGCTATTTGTGCTATGGTTTCAAAGGAATGcagctcaagttttctctacaccgtGGCTGTAGAAAGGTACACAGAAGCTTGCGATAAAAATATTTAAGTAGCTGGATGATAAGTGCTTCATTTTTATACtaacattggtacctgcccttcattcaggaccatttcacattccaCATTTACAAATCAATGCATGGGGAATGTATGCACATGTGGGTTAGTGTTCAGCAGAAtagcatcaagagttcataatataaagtagtaagaaatcataatgtaaagtagtaagagagagtgtccaacaGGAGTACATTCCAACACATACACTGAGTAAGATAGAATATCAACACCTTGGTTTGTACAAAGGTTTCACCATCTCAACACATATCAACACTTGCCTTCCACCAGTAAATGTGTCAATTGGATCAAAACTTTCAAAAGTCTAATTTTACTCATtgtgtttatacaggctatattggcagtttgacactcttccttaatactgtatattataaactcttgatagcAGGTAAGCATTATTATCAAGACATGTGCAGTCTATGTGGTACCTGTCCTATCATGCTAGATCTATAGCATGGTCAACAAAAACCAGtataaaaaatatttaaagcaGTACTATTCATCTTAGCTATCCTGCAAGCAAAGGTTTGATTAATACAGAGGTGCACACTTCCTGGCTAATCTATAATTTAGGGAATCAATAGAATTGAAGTTAAGGAGAAAAGAagcacatttgataggtatagggCAGGCTTGGGTAAACTAATTgggtgcatgtttgtttgtgcAATTGTCccacatgttctattagagtaagtgtttATTTTCCAACAGTCCAAAAGTATGTGAAGAAAAGATGGCACTAAGTAGAAAAGGTAGTCATAAGGCAGGAATTCTTAGATGATAAACACTTTGTTTGACATAGCAATTAACTGCTTCTACACATGTGTTGGTTAACAAGATAACTGTCTGAAGTCAAAGGAaggtagacagacagacagcttttcaacTTTGGTAGATTGTACCATGTGCAACCATCTATTACTTCGATTACTCTATGTAGTAAATATTAGTATCTCTGGAACAAGCATTGACCAATAACTAACCAGCCAGCTGCAGCCTGTATTTTGACAAAAGATAAGGTATTGGCTGGCTAGGGAGACTAAATGTAGTGGTACATGTAGTCTCGTGCTGCCTCTCCTGGGCAGCACAAGAGTAGGAAACATGGGTCCCTGTCTTCCAGAAGTTTTCAATTAACTTAGTAGTACAGAATTATTACCTGTTTTTAGTTGTTGCGCTTCTTCTTGTAGATGCACAATAGTAAGTATGTCATGTGTAAATATCACAGCTACACACCAGAATAATTCAAATATCTTTAGCACTATCTGAATAATTCATTTCCATAGATCTATTATAACTAGATAATAGTTTCTTTAAAAATTCCTACATACACCTTTGGTCTAGTCAGTAGGTAATTTTGTTACAAACTCAAGGAAGGCATTTCAAAAAAATTGGGTGTGTTTGACTGTTTAGATCTAGGGTTACACTGCAAAACTGGCATGTATATTAGAACTTTtattaataacaataatggcaAACCTTTTTACCCCCTACTACGTATAGTATAATACCTATATTACATTATATGTTTTAGGCATGGAGCTACTCTAGACATGTTAAGCTACCTTTCAACTGGCAGTTCACCAACAATGACAGTGCAATGAACAAACATTTACAACACTGTCCTTATTATACTAGAGCACAACATTATGGAATCCAACCTTGGGAAGGATCTCCTCTGGTGGACTGTAAACATGGATGTGGAGCTGTGACACAACGTTCTGATATAGAAGAACACGAGAAAGTGTGCTGGAATAAAATTGTCCCTTGTATCAATGTGATTTATGGCTGTGAAGTGTCACTGCCACGACACAAAATGAATGTTCATTTGGAGCACTGCTCTGCCAGTGTTGTCTTATGCAAATATTCTTGGGAGAGAGTTGATAAGAATATCACCAGTGAGATCACAAGTGACAACCACCCTGCTGATGAGAATGGCAAGAACAGAGGTGAGAATTTTGTGGAAGATTTCTTTAACAGCGACATGGAACAAATAATGGATAGTTTGGGAGCTGAAGAAAGGAAAAAGTCACTGAGTTTAATGGTACAACCTTACTCACGTCCAGAATGTTTTTATGTCACTGACCCAGACAAACTCAGTCATAAGCTCAGAACTCGACTCAACAACATTTATGGCAAAAATGTAGTAGAATGTAAAGTAgtatcatcatcttcatcaatgtGTGGTTTCTACATAACAGTGGGTAGAAGTCGACAACAGTTACGCATAGTATTAAAATGTAATGAGACTGTGAGACGTGATCAATTTGAAAATCACTACAAGACCCAGCATAGTATTATACACTGTGAGCTGGGTAGTTGGCTGGTACATCATTGTCCATTATATGAGTATGGCTGTAATTTCAGTATTTCCCGACTGTTACCAACTCCAGAAGGGGCTAAACTGACATATAGCAAACACTCACAGAAATTTGCCATTGCAGAAAAAGAGCATTTGGTTATAGACTCAGAAAACTCTGAAGAAGTTCATGCAGCTAGgctaaaacaacaaagaaaaCCAACAGCTTATGGTTATAGTGATATACCTGCTGACCCAATTAGCCAGTTACCAACTAAAGCCTTACACATCATAATCAACTACCTTGACTCCAGTAGTCTCTTCTGTTTATCAATGACCAGTCGATTCTTGAGAGATAATTGTTACAAGCCAGTTAAAGGTAACATGGTTGAGTTAATATGGCAGCACAAAGACAATAAATGGAGAGATTCACAGGTAGTGCACAATGTGTTGTATACGAGACAATAAAGTACTGTAGTACTACATAGTACCAGTTTATGGTTCATTCCCGTAAACaatttgcctggtagacatAGCAAATTTGTTGTCAAAACTCGATCACACAATTGtcacacactgttggtttttgtgCTGCATCTTCATGGCCTTTAACTCGATTTCTTCCAAATCACAGAAGATTGGTATAATTATCCAcctactgattttcagcttcttcccattagtggtttaccctgtaggcatgacaacatattgatgTTATTCAGTTTTGTGAATAATGGTTAATATTGCTGCAACTGTTTATCGTatttaattaaacaaaaattagtGGCAAGATTTGCCTTTATGTGTACcaattaaattttaaggcaattaGATAACATGTTTGCATTGTAAGTTAAAGAGTGCaaaaaagacaaagaaaaaaagaaaaataattaGCCAATTTTTGATCATATCTCAGGAATACTTGAACAATTTTGGTATGTGGATTACTGAAGGAATTTCCATAGAAAAGATTGTCTCAATTTGTATAGACAACAAGGAACTAGGTATGTATGAAAATTGCTTCCTTTCAATAACACTGCTGAGATGTGCCAGTTTCTTAGACTGCATGGCACActgccatgtgtcttgatcagtcAAAGAAGCTGGCAAGTCACTTCCTTATTGTCTCTTTCTGTCTTCAAAATGTGCATCACTTATAATTGCTCTACTTATTGACATTGCATATTTTACATTGTTTAGGCATGGAGCTACTCTAGACATGTTAAGCTGCCTTTCAACTGGCAGTTCACCAACAGTGATAGTGCAATGAACAAACACTTACAACACTGTCCTTATTATACTAGAGCACAACATTATGGCATCCAACCTTGGGAAGGATCTCCTCTGGTGGACTGTAAACATGGTTGTGGAGCTGTGACACAACATTCTGATATAGAGGATCACAAGAAAGTGTGCTTGAATAAAATTGTCCCTTGTATCAATGCGATTTATGGCTGTGAAGTGTCACTGCCACGACACAAAATGAATGTTCATTTGGAACACTGCTCTGCCAGTGTTGTCTTATGCAAATATTCTTGGGAGAGAGTTGATAGGAATATCACCAGTGAGATCACAAGTGATAACTACCATGCTGATGAGAATGGCAAGAACAGAGATGAAAAttatgtgcaagatttctttcaCAGCGACATGGAACAAATAATGGATAGTGTGGGAGCTGAAGAAAGGAGCAAGTCACTGAACTTAATGGTACAACCACACTCACGTCCAGAATGTTTTTATGTCACTGACCCAGACAAACTCAGTCATAAGCTCAGAACTCAGCTCAACAACATTTATGGCAAAAATGTAGTAGAATCTAAGGTAGTATCATCATCTTCGTCAATGTGTTGCTTCTACATAACAGTGGGCAGAAGTCGACAACAGTTACACATAGTATTAAAATGTAATGAGACTGTGAGACGTGATCAATTTGAAAACCACTACAAGACCCAGCATGATATTGTGCACTGTGAACTGGGTGGTTGGCTGGTGCATCATTGTCCATTATATGAGTATGGCTGTAATTTCAGTATTTCCCGACTGTTACCAACTCCTGAAGTTTCTAAACTGACATATAGCAAATACTCACAGAAATTTGCCATTGCAGAAAAAGAATTTTTTGTTGAGAAAGTAGTAAGCTTAGAAACAGTTCAAGGTTGGTATGCAGCAAGGCTACAACAACAAAGAGAACTAGCAGCTTATGGTTACGGTGATATACCTGTTGATCCAGTTAGCCAGTTACCCACTGAGGTCTTACATATAATAATCAACTACCTTGACTCCAGTGGTCTCTTCTGTTTATCTATGACCAGTCGATTCTTGAGAGATGCTTGTCATAATGCAGTTAAATGTAATATGGTCCAGTTAGTATGGCAACACAAGGACAATGAATGGAGGGATTCACAGGTAACAATGCATGCCCTGGCATAGCATTATAGTGTTTGTAAAAATGGCGACACTCTGTATATACAGTTCTCAAATCCTTGTCCTTGTTAAGATGTTTACTTATTCAAAAATAGTCATTAGAATTTTGtaacttaaaaaaaaattaatggatAAGTTTACTGGACCAAGGAACACAGTTTATGTTTGTATACACTTTATGCAATCAAGAACAAAACCGATTTCCAACAAAGTCAGTTGTGTAAATGTTGGTTCTCCATATACAGCATGTTATCTTCAAACATAGTGGTTACTAGGCTGGCAACTCTCTTTAATATATCGAAGGATAATTCATGCTAGTGTATATATAATTAAGTAGAGATCCAAGcgatataaagtagtgaaacagtatTACAGCACAGCTCGGTGAGAGAAATCCCTATATTGGCATActgttttgttcaatgccaaagtagccaTTTTCCCACTGagatatgctgtaataccaccattcatctcttgtttagctactttttatcacttggattgctagtttgtttagtattttttttgttatagcctAAGGGCaaattatagctacatagaccCACATATGCATGGTCTAatcagtggcagatacaggggggaAGGAGGGCAgacttggggtcaaatacaaGAGTATTTTTAATTGCAAATTTagagtatttgtaattgtatttgtagtttAGAAACTAggtgtatttgtatttgtaattaaatactttCCTAATATATTTTAATACAAGTACTTAAAATACTTTTATCAAAATAGGATCATAAAATGAACTGAATCTTTGATCATAAGTGATGTCATTTGATATCAGGAGTCAGAGCCCCCAACCCCAAGAAAATAACATTTTCAACGATTAGATAGATGAGACAGTAACTTCTATTACTATTATTGCTTCCAATGACATCACTTCAGTTCAATGGTCTAAGAATATAATTACTATCACCATACTTACCACAAGAGAACGATCCACTTATGTATTGGAAACCCTGTTGGCTAAACTAGCAACCCAATTGTGTATGTACCAGCTTTGCGTGCACCCACTTTTCAGTA contains:
- the LOC136264004 gene encoding F-box only protein 30-like encodes the protein MHGHCANCFSRNCKTPGCPLVDCEHGCGAVTHLCKMEEHENLCINKLVPCINAIYGCEALLPRRKLSVHLKHCPASLVVCKFAWERVDRNITSDDHRVYESSEKILGGNRGEKFEEDFFHSDMERIKESLGAEEMSKGLINARPGFYVNRNNDLRKMYGIGGSFCFTWKPTKDVPARVVSVSSSMCTCYITVEPSQQLHILLRCGETVRRDEFENHYRTQHDIIHNGLDDWLVHHCPLNEYGCNFNISRLLPTPEGLKLMYSKHMQKFAITEKVSNSENARQQQQRELAAYGYSDIPVDPISQLPTEVLHIIIRYLDSSSLFCLSMTSRFLRDACYDAVKGNMVQLVWQHKDSKWKDSRAWSYSRHVKLPFNWQFTNNDSAMNKHLQHCPYYTRAQHYGIQPWEGSPLVDCKHGCGAVTQRSDIEEHEKVCWNKIVPCINVIYGCEVSLPRHKMNVHLEHCSASVVLCKYSWERVDKNITSEITSDNHPADENGKNRGENFVEDFFNSDMEQIMDSLGAEERKKSLSLMVQPYSRPECFYVTDPDKLSHKLRTRLNNIYGKNVVECKVVSSSSSMCGFYITVGRSRQQLRIVLKCNETVRRDQFENHYKTQHSIIHCELGSWLVHHCPLYEYGCNFSISRLLPTPEGAKLTYSKHSQKFAIAEKEHLVIDSENSEEVHAARLKQQRKPTAYGYSDIPADPISQLPTKALHIIINYLDSSSLFCLSMTSRFLRDNCYKPVKGNMVELIWQHKDNKWRDSQAWSYSRHVKLPFNWQFTNSDSAMNKHLQHCPYYTRAQHYGIQPWEGSPLVDCKHGCGAVTQHSDIEDHKKVCLNKIVPCINAIYGCEVSLPRHKMNVHLEHCSASVVLCKYSWERVDRNITSEITSDNYHADENGKNRDENYVQDFFHSDMEQIMDSVGAEERSKSLNLMVQPHSRPECFYVTDPDKLSHKLRTQLNNIYGKNVVESKVVSSSSSMCCFYITVGRSRQQLHIVLKCNETVRRDQFENHYKTQHDIVHCELGGWLVHHCPLYEYGCNFSISRLLPTPEVSKLTYSKYSQKFAIAEKEFFVEKVVSLETVQGWYAARLQQQRELAAYGYGDIPVDPVSQLPTEVLHIIINYLDSSGLFCLSMTSRFLRDACHNAVKCNMVQLVWQHKDNEWRDSQTWSYSRHAEIPFNWQFTNNDSAMNKHIQHCPYYTRPQHDGIQPFKWLGKM